One Rhinoraja longicauda isolate Sanriku21f chromosome 44, sRhiLon1.1, whole genome shotgun sequence DNA segment encodes these proteins:
- the LOC144612390 gene encoding uncharacterized protein LOC144612390: MFLQAVPLLLVAQMFQMCVAGSGSFPSGGRDVVTADVGQTVKLSCELKYELTNPTHVVWYKQRVDETPTVITTTDCTHTVCRGTLERGSGYKMSILEIRDVQVEDWGFYYCSGRVGHTVIQSGPTLLVGDSSTDKTSLLVLVPPFEPSGPVPLVCLVSDLSSSMVVVYWDIAGQLTDGRSDSGTAEPDHSYSVRSQVLVPSGVWRTGGVCTCVVQLGGVNKTRTKSVSRPIPTAPTTDQGMDCVSTFARTVSGLVLVLVGVGVSGGLWVRGRRGSRTSPGPHTGMAPTLHLPLGDRLHPPL, from the exons ATGTTCCTGCAAGCCGTGCCTCTGCTCCTCGTTGCCCAGATGTTCCAGATGTGCG TTGCAGGATCAGGGTCTTTCCCGTCGGGGGGCCGGGATGTTGTGACTGCTGATGTGGGTCAGACGGTTAAACTGTCCTGCGAGCTAAAGTACGAATTGACAAACCCGACCCACGTGGTCTGGTACAAACAGCGTGTGGACGAGACCCCGACAGTAATCACGACCACCGACTGCACCCACACCGTCTGCAGGGGGACTTTAGAAAGAGGCTCCGGATATAAGATGTCCATTCTGGAGATCCGGGATGTCCAGGTGGAGGACTGGGGTTTCTACTACTGCTCTGGACGGGTTGGCCATACAGTGATCCAGAGTGGACCCACGCTTCTGGTCGGAG ACAGCTCCACAGACAAGACCAGTCTGCTGGTGTTGGTGCCACCGTTTGAGCCAAGTGGCCCGGTCCCCCTGGTGTGTCTGGTCAGTGACCTTTCCTCCAGCATGGTTGTGGTTTACTGGGACATTGCGGGACAGCTGACGGATGGACGCAGTGACTCGGGCACGGCTGAACCGGATCATAGCTACAGCGTTAGAAGTCAAGTGTTGGTCCCGTCTGGAGTATGGCGGACCGGGGGGGTCTGTACTTGCGTTGTACAACTGGGGGGCGTGAACAAGACACGGACCAAGAGCGTGTCCCGTCCCATCCCCACAGCACCCACAACAGACCAAG GGATGGACTGCGTGTCGACCTTTGCCAGGACCGTGTCGGGATTGGTTCTCGTTCTGGTCGGGGTGGGTGTGAGcggagggttgtgggtgaggggtcGTCGTGGGAGCAGAACGTCACCTGGACCCCACACGGGGATGGCCCCCACCCTGCACCTCCCCTTGGGCGACCGTCTGCACCCCCCTCTTTga